The stretch of DNA CGCCGTGCCGCCATGCGGCAGGAGAACTCCGCATATTCTATCACACCGACTACTTCCGCTCTGCTCCCCGCCATCCGGAGGTTTCAGCGTTCACGGAATACGAGCAGGAACTCCTCGACCTCTACGAGGAGATCGCTCATTCTCCGGGCATTCATCTCGATATGGAGCTGGCACCGGGCGACATGCAGTTCATCTCCAACCACACAGTCCTTCACGCACGCACCGCCTATGAGGACGCAGCGGGGCAGGGCGGGCGTCACCTCCTTCGGCTCTGGCTCTCCCTGGGATCGTCGCCGGCAGGGGCCCGTACGTGAGCTGGAAGGCTCGACAGCTCTCCGCCGAGCAGCGTCACAAGAGGCTGCATGGACTGGTCATCGGCGTTGGACTGATCCTGGGCGCTTCGAGCGTGCGAGCCGGAGAGCTCGAAATCGAATGGCGCGCGCCAGAGGAACCGGTGCTGGGATTCGTGATCGAGCGTCGTCAGGGCGAGGAGACGACCCCCGCGCTGATTGCTCGCGTCGGCCCCGAAGCCCGCCGCTTCATCGATGACGATGTCGCCCCGGGGGCCTCTGCTTGCTATCGGGTTCGCGCGATCCTCGGCGACGGAAGCTGGGCGCCATCGTTGGAGCGCTGCGCAGCACCGACGATCATGGTCACTCCATCCGAGAAGCCGGGTTCCGCGCTGCCGCAGGTTTCGGCGGAGCCCCCTGAGGCCGCACCTGAAGTGCCGCTTGAAGCGGACCATGAACAACCGGATTCGAAGCGAGTCTCCGACCGCTTCGAGCCGGTGCAGGCGGAGACGTTTCCGCCTGCGGGGGGAGTTCGGATTCCCGAACCTCTGGAGGAGGCGGCGAAACCATGAAGTCCATCGTCTACCTGTTCTTTCTCCTGGTCTTCGCATCCGGCTGCGCAGGCCGTACAGAAAACGAACGCCTGGTTGCCGCCTTCGCCGAGGAAGAAATCCAGGCGGTGGTCACCGAGCGGGGTGTCGTGGTTCTGGTGCCGGATGTCTTGTTCGAATTCGATAGTGACGTCCTCACGCCCAAGGCCGAGCGCCGGGCCGAGAAGATGGCGGCCGTCATTTCGGAATTCCCGGAAGTACGGCCCATTCTGGTCGAGGGCCATACGGATGCCATAGGCGACGCAGCCTACAACCTGGACCTCTCGTTTCGTCGAGCCCAGAAGGTCGCCAACGCGCTGGGGAAGGCAGGGATCGACCCTGCGCGGCTGA from bacterium encodes:
- a CDS encoding fibronectin type III domain-containing protein, which encodes MSWKARQLSAEQRHKRLHGLVIGVGLILGASSVRAGELEIEWRAPEEPVLGFVIERRQGEETTPALIARVGPEARRFIDDDVAPGASACYRVRAILGDGSWAPSLERCAAPTIMVTPSEKPGSALPQVSAEPPEAAPEVPLEADHEQPDSKRVSDRFEPVQAETFPPAGGVRIPEPLEEAAKP
- a CDS encoding OmpA family protein: MKSIVYLFFLLVFASGCAGRTENERLVAAFAEEEIQAVVTERGVVVLVPDVLFEFDSDVLTPKAERRAEKMAAVISEFPEVRPILVEGHTDAIGDAAYNLDLSFRRAQKVANALGKAGIDPARLTSQGLGETRPSAPNKHPDGRDNREGRRLNRRVEVVIENR